One region of Flavobacteriales bacterium genomic DNA includes:
- a CDS encoding SpoIID/LytB domain-containing protein — protein MRKLIVLLLVVVTLPAVGREICVNLYFDVKITTAFLKVEKGSYGIYQAGNEVVDVDHRSLMTVSIVKGFLEVKANGQRREMQGSFTIETELPNSVIRIRVDDDERLYRGSIRVQVRNGRLFLINVVELDDYVAGVVESEGGHHMHREYLKAQVLIARTYALKHLNSYDRLGYDLNDGVDHQAYKSMAYAKNAYLIYKAVLMTKGEVLVDDQGKFLTAAYHSNSGGQTCNSEDVWSSALPYLRSVPDTFSRGMPHYAWTAEIDRVEWTKYLKSVCPDLEPDSVYAYLDFEQRERWLRLPCADESMRMKDLRGHFGLNSAFFDVATKGNTVYLSGRGFGHGVGLSQEGAMKMAQNGMRYNEILLHYYRGARIEELSNLMF, from the coding sequence ATGCGTAAACTGATCGTTCTGTTGTTGGTGGTAGTCACGCTTCCGGCCGTAGGCCGAGAAATCTGTGTAAATCTATATTTCGATGTGAAGATTACTACAGCATTCCTGAAGGTAGAGAAGGGGTCGTACGGTATTTACCAAGCGGGGAATGAAGTGGTGGATGTGGATCATCGATCGCTGATGACGGTGAGTATCGTGAAGGGTTTTTTGGAGGTGAAGGCCAATGGGCAGAGGCGTGAGATGCAGGGTAGCTTTACCATTGAAACCGAACTGCCGAATTCGGTCATTCGTATTCGGGTCGACGACGATGAGCGTTTGTATCGCGGATCTATCCGGGTTCAGGTTCGCAATGGACGACTTTTTTTGATCAATGTCGTAGAGCTCGATGACTACGTAGCCGGGGTGGTCGAATCGGAAGGTGGACACCACATGCACCGAGAGTACTTGAAGGCTCAGGTACTGATCGCCAGAACTTACGCGCTGAAGCATTTGAATTCTTATGATCGCCTGGGCTACGACTTAAACGACGGAGTAGATCATCAAGCATACAAGAGCATGGCTTATGCCAAGAACGCCTATTTGATCTACAAGGCCGTTTTAATGACCAAGGGTGAGGTGTTGGTAGATGATCAGGGGAAGTTCTTGACCGCAGCTTATCACAGCAATAGTGGTGGGCAGACATGTAATTCGGAAGATGTTTGGAGCAGTGCTTTGCCGTATTTGCGTTCGGTGCCCGATACATTCAGTAGAGGTATGCCACATTATGCTTGGACTGCTGAGATCGACAGGGTTGAGTGGACCAAGTACCTCAAAAGTGTTTGTCCGGATCTCGAACCGGATTCCGTTTATGCGTATTTGGACTTTGAGCAACGCGAAAGGTGGTTGCGACTACCCTGTGCCGACGAAAGTATGCGGATGAAGGACCTTCGCGGTCATTTTGGACTGAATAGTGCGTTTTTCGACGTGGCGACGAAAGGGAATACCGTGTATCTCAGTGGGCGCGGGTTCGGGCACGGTGTTGGGTTAAGTCAAGAAGGAGCTATG
- the lpxB gene encoding lipid-A-disaccharide synthase produces MKYYLIAGEASGDLHASNLMKALKRCDPNADFRFWGGDRMAAVGSELVMHHRDISFMGFAEVFANIRTILGLLKMAKKDIAASRPDAVVLVDYPGFNLRIAKFAHELGIKVFYYISPQVWAWKKNRVYKIKRYVDRMFVILPFEKEFYDRFNYDVTYVGHPLLDALPQFTLKGKAEFLGDNELSDAPIIALLPGSRTQEVPKILPVMLQSAREFPEYQIVIAGMKNLGPDFYAPYVQSERVHVVFDQTYDLLNNAAVAAVASGTATLETALFDVPQVVCYETSWITYMIAKNLVNIRFISLVNLIYGKEVIRELIQGEMNSEALTGELKRLLRGDKSNLLRKQYEELRHLLGDGGASEKTAEEIWSEMSSHA; encoded by the coding sequence ATGAAGTACTACCTGATCGCCGGAGAGGCTTCGGGCGACCTGCACGCTTCGAACCTGATGAAAGCCCTTAAGCGGTGCGATCCGAACGCGGACTTTCGCTTTTGGGGTGGTGATCGCATGGCCGCTGTTGGAAGCGAGCTCGTAATGCACCATCGCGACATCAGCTTCATGGGCTTTGCCGAGGTCTTCGCGAACATTCGCACCATACTCGGCCTCTTGAAAATGGCGAAAAAGGATATTGCGGCCTCGCGGCCGGATGCGGTAGTCCTCGTCGATTATCCGGGTTTTAACCTGCGCATCGCAAAATTTGCCCACGAGTTGGGCATAAAAGTCTTCTACTATATTTCACCCCAAGTATGGGCTTGGAAAAAGAATAGGGTCTACAAGATCAAGAGGTACGTGGATCGCATGTTCGTGATCTTACCGTTCGAGAAAGAATTCTATGATCGGTTCAATTACGATGTAACCTATGTGGGCCATCCGCTCCTCGATGCGTTACCCCAATTCACATTGAAGGGTAAGGCGGAATTCCTTGGTGATAACGAACTCAGCGACGCGCCCATCATTGCGCTTTTGCCCGGATCAAGGACACAAGAGGTTCCGAAGATCCTGCCGGTCATGCTGCAGTCGGCCCGCGAATTCCCCGAGTATCAGATCGTCATAGCCGGTATGAAAAACCTCGGCCCCGATTTCTACGCACCGTACGTTCAGTCGGAGCGGGTACACGTGGTGTTCGATCAAACCTACGACCTACTGAATAACGCAGCCGTAGCGGCAGTGGCGAGTGGAACGGCGACGCTTGAAACGGCTTTGTTCGACGTGCCTCAGGTGGTGTGCTACGAGACGAGTTGGATCACTTATATGATCGCAAAGAATTTGGTGAATATTAGGTTCATTTCACTCGTTAATCTCATTTACGGGAAGGAGGTCATACGGGAGCTGATCCAGGGAGAGATGAATTCGGAGGCATTAACCGGAGAGTTAAAGCGTTTACTCAGGGGTGATAAATCCAATTTGCTTCGCAAGCAATACGAAGAATTGCGACATTTACTCGGAGATGGCGGAGCTTCGGAGAAGACCGCTGAGGAGATATGGTCCGAAATGAGTTCCCATGCGTAA